TCCAGTTCTTCCCGAACTCGAAGCGCTCTCCGCGCTCGATCTCTGCTGCGTGTGCTCCCGTCATTCGTTCTCAGACAGCGCTGGTACCCGGACTGATGCCCGAAGAATCTACCTGGCCCGCACGCAGCACGCGATCGGGGCGCAGCACATCCCACACGAACGGCGCCACGAGCAGCGCGGCGAGGGCGACGAGGTAGATCCCCGCCATCATCACCTGCACCGGGTCGGCGTACATCACGCGGAACGCGACGAAGAACAGCGACGACGCACGCACGATCGACCCGAGCCCCGAGCGCGTCGCCGGCAGCCGTCGCTCGCACACCGCGACGAGCCGGCCGAACCCGAACGCGACGATCACCACGCCCACGATCCCCGCGCTGAAGTAGCCGAGGCTCACGACGTCCACCGGGATGCCGCCGAGCAGGTCGCCGAACAGCGACGTGTTCACCGTCGACACCGACGGCGTGTGGCGGATGTTGAACAGCCGCTGCGGGATCAGGTACACCACGGCGAGCGGGAAGTCGAGGAACCAGCGATAGGCCTCGCGCGTCGGCACCGACACGATCACGTTCGCCAGCGTCACGTCCGGGAACGCGAACTCCAGCAGGAACAGGTTCAGCGCGTAGAAGCTGTCGGTGCGCAGCGACGCCCACTGCCGCGCGAGCAGCCCCGGATCGGACACGACGAGGAAGAGCTGACGGCCGAACAGCACGAGGGCCGCGAACCCGAGAAGCCCCAGCACGACCGTGCGCGCGCGGATGCCGCCACGCCGCACCGCGCCCGCCGTCGGGAACGAGACGAGGTACGCGACGAGCTGCAGTCGCCCGGCGTGGTGGAACAGGATCGCGAGCGACATCACCACGGTGACGGCAAGCATCACCATCGCCGCCGCGCGCCGAGCACGCCGACGCTCGTCGATCGTGACGGCGTAGAAGCAGAACGATGCGCTGAGCGAGAACAGCGCGACGTTCTTCAGGAACGCGAACGCGGATTCCGTCGGCGGCTCGCCGCCGCGCGCCGCGACGCCGGAGATGAGGAACACGAGCCAGCCGCCGATCTGACTGACGTACAGCAGCAGCGCGCCGCCGCCGACGATCGCGAGCACCACGCCGGCGAACATGACGTAGCCGGGCGACAACGACGCGAGCCCTGCGCCCTTCGGCCGGCCGTTCGACACGGGCGCGGCCGGCGCGCGCCGCGGACGCCGCATGCCGCGGTGGTAGCCGGCGACGATGCACAGGTACGCGACGAGCGACGTCGTCGACGCGAGCGCGAACGGCTCCGAGCCGAACGGGTTCGTGAACACCCAGTCGAAGCTGCGCTCCGGGAACGAGCGCAGGTCCACCGTGGACAGGTAGAGCGGCACGACGACGAACGCCATGAAGTACACGGCGCTCGTGAAGCGCATGAAGTCGAGCGCGAGCCACCGCGGCTGCCGCCACCGCTCGGCCACGAGGATCACGATGCCGAGCACGATCGGCATCACCATCGACAGCGCGTCGCTCATCGCGTGTCGGCGGACACGACCTTCTGTCCCGTCGCGCCGAGCACCATCGCGCGTACGCGCGCGCGCACGCCCATGACGTCGAGGGCAACGAGCGCGGCGCCGTAGACCGCCGTGCCCACCGCGGCCTGCAACAGCAGTCCGACGACGCCGTCGATCGACCGCAGCGGAAGGATCGCGGCCGCCATCGCCGCCGTGGCGAGCACGATGCGCCCGAGCTGACTCCACGGCACCGGCAGCCGGCACTCGCGCCGACCGAGCCACCAGCTCACGGTGAGCCCGACCAGATAGCCGGCGAGCGTGGAGTACGCGGCGCCGAGCACGCCGCGCGTCGGGATCCAGAGGAGATTGAGCGCGAGGTTCACCACCGCACCGCAGGCCACCGCCGCGACCTGGAGCCGCGTCTTGCGCGAGAGCTGGAACGCGATGTCGAAGTAGTAGCTCTTGAGTCCCAGCACGAGCGCGGCGAACGCGATCCACGGGAGGATCTCCCGCCCCGTCTCGCGGTACGCCGTCGCGAGCAGCGTCGTCGTGAGCGCCGGCGCGCACAGCGCGAGCCCCATGGCGGCGGGCATCGCGAGGGCGGCGAGCAGCGTGCAGTGCCGCTCGAGCTGCCCGCGCGCGCCGTGCATGCCGCCGCGCTCGAACGCGCGCACCGTGATCGGATACGCGGCGAGGTTCACCACGATCATCAGCATGCCGAGCGACTGCTGCGCGAGGTCGTAGCTCACCGCGTACACGCCGACCGTCGACGCGCCGTGATACGCGCCGAGGAACAGCCGGTCCGACGTGCTGACGATGTACTCGAACGCGAACGTGAGCGTGAACGGCAGCCCGAACACGAGCAGCTCACGCACGATGTGCCGGTCGGCGCGCCGCACCGACACGCCGCTCCACTGCCGCAGCGCGGCCCACGCGCCGGGGAGCACGAAGCTCGCGGCGAGCGCGATCACGAGCCCCTCGGCGCCGAGGCCGAGCCGCGTCAGCAGCACGCCGCCGGAGATCAGCAGCGCAGCCTTCGCGAGCGACATCATCCCGTACGTGACCGGATGCGCCGACGCGGTCGCGAACTCGAGGTTCAGCTCGAACCATCCCTGCGCGACGAGCATCGCGACGCCGGCGACGACGAGCCACGGCCCCACGACCATGCCGTTGCGCGCGAGCACGATGCCCACCGCGACCGCGCTCGGCACCACCGCGCCGACGAAGCCGAGCAGCACGCTCGAGCGCCACCGCACCGGATCCTCGCCGTGCACCGCGTTCATGCGCAGCAGCCCGAGACGCAGCCAGTAGAACCCGAGCGAGTTGACGAGCGCGGCGACCGCCACGACGAGCGCGTAGCGGCCGTACTGGTCCGGCGTCACCAGCCGCGCGAACAGCACCAGCGCCGCGAAGTTCAGCAGCCCCGGGCCCCCGCGGGCCACGAGATAGAGCAGCGTGTTGCGGATCAGCATGCGCGCTCGCCCGTCGCGCACATGGTCACGGTGCCGCGTCTCGGCGCTTGACCATGAAGATCGAGTTCCCGAACTGCAGCAGCGCCATGGCGCGGAGCCACGGCGACTTCCGCACGCGCTCCAGCACCGCGTGGCGCACACGCGAGCGCATGCCGTTCGGGGGCGGCGGCTCCAGCACGTCCAGCCGCGAGTAGAAGTACGCGAAGCCGGCCAGCCGCCCGAGACGGCACAGGTCCGCGTAGGACCACCAGTGCACCGCAGGCCGCACGGAGTAGTTCGCCAGGCGCGGATCGAAGTGCAGGTGGTGGTGCACGTACGCTTCCTTCAGCGTCTCGGGGAACCAGTTGTAGAACGGCACCCGGTACTCGAAGTTCTTGCCGGTGAGCGAGAGCCGGTACCGGTTCGTCGTGTAGATGTAGCAGACGCCGCCGGGCTCCAGGACGCGGTACGCCTCGTTGATCGTCGCGAGCGGCGAGTCCACGTGCTCCAGCACGTTCTCCAGCAGCACCACCCGGCACGACCCGTCCGGGTACGGCAGCGCCTCGGCCGCGGCCGTGGCGACACGCGACGGATCGCCGAGAAACCGGCGCGCGTCCTCCGCCATGAGCGGCACGGGCTCCACGCCGACCGCGTCGTAGCCCGCCTCGAGGAGCTGTTGCATGGCGATCGGCTTCGGGCCGCAGCCGACGACGACGACGCGCCGGCTCCCCGTCGACAGGTCGACGAGGCGGTCGATCCACCGGATGACGGCGAGCGCCTCGCTGCCGACTTCCTGATGCTGCGCGTAGTAGTCGGCGGCGAGCCGGTCGAGGCCCGGATACAGCTCGGTGAGGCGGCGGTCGTTAGGCGTCGTGATCGATTCTGCCATGCGTTGAGGCGTCGTTGCAGTCAGGCCCGGGCCGAGTCGAGCCACGCCTCGAACATCAGCACCACCCAGAGCTGGTACTGCCAGTTGCGTCGGCCGCTCTGGTGCTCGTTCCACTTCGTCTGGACCGCGTCGGGGTCGAGGTACCCCTGCGCGCGCAGCCGCTCCGGCGACAGCAGGTCCGCCGCCCAGTCGTGCAGCTCGTCGCGCAGCCAGTGCGAGATCGGGATGCCGAAGCCCATCTTCGGGCGGTCCACCAGCGCGCGGGGCACGTGCCGGTAGAGCACCTGCCGCAGCAGCCACTTCCCCTGCCCGTCGCGCACCTTGTACTCGATCGGCACCCGCCACGCGAACTCCACCACGCGGTGATCGAGGAACGGCGCGCGCGACTCGAGCGACACGCCCATCGTCGCGCGGTCCACCTTCACCATGATGTCGTCCGGGAGATAGCTCACGGAATCGACGTACATCATCCGCGACACGAAGTCGTCGAAGCTCGGCCACCGATCGCGGTCCGACAGCACCGTCGGGTGCTCGGGCGCGCCTAACGCGAGGCCGGACGGGTCGCGCCACGTCGTGAGGAACTCCCGGTACATCTGCTCGTTCGTTCCGACGTCGAGCACGCCCGCCAGCTTGTGGACGCGATCGCCAGCGATCTTCATCCGGCGCGACGCGGGGAGCGTGGCGTTGATCGCGTCGAACGCGCGGTCCCAGCCGCCCGGCGACACGGCCTGGATCCCCTTCGCCACGCCGCGGCGCAGCGGCACCGGCAGGTGCTTCAGCCGCCGCCACAGGCGCATGCTCCAGAAATAGCGGTTGTAGCCGCCGAAGAACTCGTCGCCGCCGTCGCCGGACAGGCTCACCGTGACGTGCCGGCGCGCGAGCTGCGCCACGAGGAACGTCGGGATCTGCGACGGGTCGGCGAACGGCTCGTCGTAGAGCGCCGGCAGCTTCGGGATCACCGCGAGCGTGTCCGACGGTCCCACCCGGAGCTCCGTGTGGTCCGTGCCGAGATGCCGCGCGACCGCCCGCGCGTGCTCGGCCTCGTCGTACTCCTTCTCCTCGAAGCCGATCGTGAACGTGCGCACGGGTCGCGCGCTCTGCTTCTGCATGAGCGCCACGATGAGCGACGAGTCGAACCCGCCGGAGAGGAACGCGCCGAGCGGGACGTCGGAGACCATCTCCTCGCCGATCGTCTCGGAGAGCCGGCGCTCGCACGCCTCGATCAGCTCCTCCTCGCCGAGCCGGAGCGGGTCGCGCGTGCCCGACTCGGCCACCTCGCGCGCGTTCCAGTAGCGGGTGGTCGTCGGCTCGCCGAGTGCCGAGCGGAACGACAGCACCGTGCCGGGCACGGCCTTCCGCACGTTCGAGAAGACGGTGTACGGCGCCGGGATGTAGCCGTGCCGCATGAGCAGCGCGATCGCGCTCCGGTCGATGTCGCCGCTCCAGCCGGGATAGGCGCGCAGCGCCTTCAGCTCCGAGCCGAACAGCAGCGTGCCCCCCGCCGTCCCGTAGTAGAGCGGCTTCTCGCCGATGCGGTCCCGGATGAGGTGGAGCGTCCGCTCCTCCCGGTCCCAGAGCGCCATGGCGAACATCCCGGCCAGCCGCTTCAGCGTCGGGACGAGCCCCCAGCGCTCGAACCCGGCGAGCATGACCTCGGTGTCCGAGTGCCCGCGGAACGCGTCGCCGGCGCGCTCGAGCTCTGCGCGCAGCTCCCGGAAGTTGTAGATCTCGCCGTTGAAGATCAGCTCGTAGCGACCGCTCCGGGACGCCATCGGCTGGTGCCCCGCGGCCGAGAGATCGATGATCGACAGCCGGCGGTGGCCGAGCCCCACGCCGCTCGCGTCATCCCACCAGGCGCCCTCGTCGTCCGGACCCCGGTGCCGGATCGCGCCGGTCATCCCCGCGAGCAGCTCGGCGGCCGGGACGGGGGGGCGCATTGTGGTCCAGAAGCCGGCGATGCCGCACATGAGTCTCGGGGTGGAAATCGCGGCGGAGCGCCTGAGCGCAGCCATCCGTACGGGATGGCGGCCGCGTACCAAGGTTAAGCCGGGCCCGATGCGCGTACAACCGCACGGACTGGTCCGTCGGTTCCCGGTCGTGCCGCCCGTCACGGGCTGTGACGGACGGCACGTTCCCTTCCCCTCGTCGGCGTGGCTTACCGCGCCCGGCCGTACAGCGACGCGATGCGCGTCACGCGGTACGGGCTCACGAGCCCCCGCTGGTCGCGCAGGATCCCCTCGGACACGATCGCGCCGTTGGGCGTGACCTCGACGAGCGCCGACTGGGTCGAGAAGTACCCGAACGTGTTCCCGTTCGGGAGCCGCTGGGCGACGCTCGTGAACCCCGAGAAGTACCCCTTCGGGTGCGTGAACGACCACACGAGCGTCGCCGTGCGCCGCGTCGCGTCGATCTCGTACTCGACGAGCCGCGAGACCTGCGGGGCGTGCCGCTGGCCGTTGTCGAACATGAGCAGTCGGTTCGGCGCGATCATACGCACCGAGTGCTGGCCGCTGAAGAAGCCGAGCGGGTCGTTCACGATCGTCAGCGTGCTGTGCGTGCCGCCGAGCCGCCAGCGGATCGCGCCCGTCGCGGGATCGAGCTTCGTGACCTCGCCCATGTTGCGCCACGAGACGACGATGTCACCGTCCGGCGCGACGTCGATCGCGTTCGGGTGCGCGAGGTCGTACGGCGGCAGCGCCGGCGGGTCGATGCGGTCGGCGAGCGTGAACAGCTTCGTGTCGTCGAGCGCGATGGCGCTCGCGCCGGCGGGCGTCCACGCGAAGATGCGGTGCGACGCGAACAGCGTGTCGCGCGGCCCGCCGATCGACGACAGATCGGTCGGCGATGCGGTGAAGCCGGTGAAGTACGCGTGCGATCCCGTCGTGTCGTACTGGCTGAACACCAGCTCGTGGTTGTCGGTCGTGTACGGCGCCGGCGCGGCGATGTTGCGGACGAACGACCCGTCGGGACGCAGCTCGACGTAGTAGCCCTCGGCCGGGTTCCAGCCGCTGGTGCCGCCGGTGTACACGGTGAAGTCGCCGTTAGGCTGGAGCGCCGCGGCGCCGACGCCGCCCCGGTCCTCCACGCCGCGGTACCACGCGAGCCGTCCCGTGGAGTCGAACGCGACCACCCACACCGAGTCGCCGCCCCGGTAGCCGCTGACCGCGTAGCCGGCCGTCGGCGTTCCCTGATAGTCCACGTGCAGCGACGCGAGCGCCGCGGGGAGCGCGCCCGTCGTCACGCTGAAGCTGTCCGACGCGACGAGCTGCGCACCGACCATCGTCTCCACGACGCCGCGGTACACGGTCGATGGTGCGAGGCCGAGCAGCGGCAGCCGCTGCGCGCCGCCCGTGGCGAGCCGCGTGAAGGGCGACGTGCGCGCGTCGGTCGGCGTCGCTTCGGTCCAGTAGCGCAGGCGGGCGGAGTCGGCGCGCGCCACGGTGAACGTGACCGCGGCGCCGAGCGCGTTGTTAGGCAGCCGCGCCGCGGCGATGCCGTTCGCGCGCGCGCCGGCGACGAGCTGCGCGTTCGACGCGAGCGGGCCGTCGTCGCTGCACGCGACGGCGGTGGCACAAACGACGAGAGCCGCGGAGAGAAGTCCGCGGCTCGGGCTGGAAGGCATCACTCTCGTGAACATGGGGCCTAATCAGGGGGCACGGTCTCGCTGTCACGCGTGAGACGACGAGCCAGCGCATCCGTAACACGTGCCCGCACCACCAGCGCATCCCCATCCACCCGCTGCTCCAGGACCTCGCCGTCGCGGTGGATGGTCGCAAGCATCTTGCCGTCGCTCGCCGGGATGCGCAGTTCCACGATCGGCCGCTCGCGGCGCGCCCGGTCGGCGAGCGCGCGCGCGAGCGGCTCCAGCCCGTCGGATGTGACGGCCGACACGAAAACGGCGGGCAGCTTCTCGTTGCGCGCGCGCTCCCGCAGCGCGTCGAGCATCGCCGGATCCACCGCGTCGATCTTGTTGAACACGTAGAGCACCGGCGTGTCCTGCACGCCGATGTCGGCGAGCACCTCCTCCACGACCTGCCGCTGCTCCTCCCACGCCGGGTGGCTCACGTCGATCACGTGGAGCAGCAGGTCGGCCTCGCGCGTCTCCTCGAGCGTGGCGCGGAACGAGGCCACCAGATGGTGGGGCAGCTTGCGGATGAACCCGACCGTGTCGGTCACGAGCACGCTCGTGTGCTCGCCGACCCGCGCCTCGCGCGTGAGCGGGTCGAGCGTCGCGAACAGTCGATTCTCCACGAAAACGTCACGAGCGCCGGAGAGCGCGCGGAGGATCGACGACTTGCCGGCGTTCGTGTAGCCGACGAGCGCGGCGCGGAACTCCCGCCGCCGCGACGCGCGCTGCACCTCGCGCGACCGCAGCACGTCCTGCAGCCGCTCCTTCAACACCTTGATGCGGTGGTTGATGAGCCGACGGTCGGTCTCGAGCTGCGTCTCGCCGGGGCCGCGCATGCCGATGCCGCCGCGCGTCTTCTCGAGGTGGGTCCACATGCGCGTTAGGCGCGGGAGCATGTACTCGAGCTGCGCGAGCTCCACCTGCATCTTCGCCTCGTTCGTGCGCGCGCGCGTCGCGAAGATGTCGAGGATCAGCTCCGCGCGGTCCATCACGCGCACGCCGACGGTCTGCTCGATGTTGCGTCCCTGCGCGGGACTCAGCTCGTCGTCGAAGATGACGAGCGACGCGCCGCGGTCGCCGGCCCGCTGCCGCAGCTCGTCGAGCTTTCCGGTACCGAGATACGTGGCCGGATGCGGGCGGTCGATCTGCTGGGTCAGCGTGTCCACCACCTCGGCCCCCGCCGTGTCGGCGAGGCGCGCCAGCTCCTCGAGGTGCTCCCCGACCTGGTGCCGGTCGTTCGACCGCTTCAGCGGCGCGCCGACGAGCAGGGCGCGCTCCACGGGCGGCGCGAGGTCGATCAGATCG
This DNA window, taken from Gemmatirosa kalamazoonensis, encodes the following:
- a CDS encoding lipopolysaccharide biosynthesis protein, with the protein product MLIRNTLLYLVARGGPGLLNFAALVLFARLVTPDQYGRYALVVAVAALVNSLGFYWLRLGLLRMNAVHGEDPVRWRSSVLLGFVGAVVPSAVAVGIVLARNGMVVGPWLVVAGVAMLVAQGWFELNLEFATASAHPVTYGMMSLAKAALLISGGVLLTRLGLGAEGLVIALAASFVLPGAWAALRQWSGVSVRRADRHIVRELLVFGLPFTLTFAFEYIVSTSDRLFLGAYHGASTVGVYAVSYDLAQQSLGMLMIVVNLAAYPITVRAFERGGMHGARGQLERHCTLLAALAMPAAMGLALCAPALTTTLLATAYRETGREILPWIAFAALVLGLKSYYFDIAFQLSRKTRLQVAAVACGAVVNLALNLLWIPTRGVLGAAYSTLAGYLVGLTVSWWLGRRECRLPVPWSQLGRIVLATAAMAAAILPLRSIDGVVGLLLQAAVGTAVYGAALVALDVMGVRARVRAMVLGATGQKVVSADTR
- a CDS encoding class I SAM-dependent methyltransferase, whose translation is MAESITTPNDRRLTELYPGLDRLAADYYAQHQEVGSEALAVIRWIDRLVDLSTGSRRVVVVGCGPKPIAMQQLLEAGYDAVGVEPVPLMAEDARRFLGDPSRVATAAAEALPYPDGSCRVVLLENVLEHVDSPLATINEAYRVLEPGGVCYIYTTNRYRLSLTGKNFEYRVPFYNWFPETLKEAYVHHHLHFDPRLANYSVRPAVHWWSYADLCRLGRLAGFAYFYSRLDVLEPPPPNGMRSRVRHAVLERVRKSPWLRAMALLQFGNSIFMVKRRDAAP
- the asnB gene encoding asparagine synthase (glutamine-hydrolyzing); amino-acid sequence: MCGIAGFWTTMRPPVPAAELLAGMTGAIRHRGPDDEGAWWDDASGVGLGHRRLSIIDLSAAGHQPMASRSGRYELIFNGEIYNFRELRAELERAGDAFRGHSDTEVMLAGFERWGLVPTLKRLAGMFAMALWDREERTLHLIRDRIGEKPLYYGTAGGTLLFGSELKALRAYPGWSGDIDRSAIALLMRHGYIPAPYTVFSNVRKAVPGTVLSFRSALGEPTTTRYWNAREVAESGTRDPLRLGEEELIEACERRLSETIGEEMVSDVPLGAFLSGGFDSSLIVALMQKQSARPVRTFTIGFEEKEYDEAEHARAVARHLGTDHTELRVGPSDTLAVIPKLPALYDEPFADPSQIPTFLVAQLARRHVTVSLSGDGGDEFFGGYNRYFWSMRLWRRLKHLPVPLRRGVAKGIQAVSPGGWDRAFDAINATLPASRRMKIAGDRVHKLAGVLDVGTNEQMYREFLTTWRDPSGLALGAPEHPTVLSDRDRWPSFDDFVSRMMYVDSVSYLPDDIMVKVDRATMGVSLESRAPFLDHRVVEFAWRVPIEYKVRDGQGKWLLRQVLYRHVPRALVDRPKMGFGIPISHWLRDELHDWAADLLSPERLRAQGYLDPDAVQTKWNEHQSGRRNWQYQLWVVLMFEAWLDSARA
- a CDS encoding aryl-sulfate sulfotransferase, encoding MPSSPSRGLLSAALVVCATAVACSDDGPLASNAQLVAGARANGIAAARLPNNALGAAVTFTVARADSARLRYWTEATPTDARTSPFTRLATGGAQRLPLLGLAPSTVYRGVVETMVGAQLVASDSFSVTTGALPAALASLHVDYQGTPTAGYAVSGYRGGDSVWVVAFDSTGRLAWYRGVEDRGGVGAAALQPNGDFTVYTGGTSGWNPAEGYYVELRPDGSFVRNIAAPAPYTTDNHELVFSQYDTTGSHAYFTGFTASPTDLSSIGGPRDTLFASHRIFAWTPAGASAIALDDTKLFTLADRIDPPALPPYDLAHPNAIDVAPDGDIVVSWRNMGEVTKLDPATGAIRWRLGGTHSTLTIVNDPLGFFSGQHSVRMIAPNRLLMFDNGQRHAPQVSRLVEYEIDATRRTATLVWSFTHPKGYFSGFTSVAQRLPNGNTFGYFSTQSALVEVTPNGAIVSEGILRDQRGLVSPYRVTRIASLYGRAR
- the hflX gene encoding GTPase HflX translates to MERALLVGAPLKRSNDRHQVGEHLEELARLADTAGAEVVDTLTQQIDRPHPATYLGTGKLDELRQRAGDRGASLVIFDDELSPAQGRNIEQTVGVRVMDRAELILDIFATRARTNEAKMQVELAQLEYMLPRLTRMWTHLEKTRGGIGMRGPGETQLETDRRLINHRIKVLKERLQDVLRSREVQRASRRREFRAALVGYTNAGKSSILRALSGARDVFVENRLFATLDPLTREARVGEHTSVLVTDTVGFIRKLPHHLVASFRATLEETREADLLLHVIDVSHPAWEEQRQVVEEVLADIGVQDTPVLYVFNKIDAVDPAMLDALRERARNEKLPAVFVSAVTSDGLEPLARALADRARRERPIVELRIPASDGKMLATIHRDGEVLEQRVDGDALVVRARVTDALARRLTRDSETVPPD